A DNA window from Thermus tengchongensis contains the following coding sequences:
- a CDS encoding GGDEF domain-containing protein, with protein MARAGPLYTRSGLHPTLELLDPLNPLRRRMALWLLPLGTLLTLVAWAASRAVGLDPVDRLFLPLLALGFSLLAIVLWRFPRTSPWVLPLAHALVATYLLVTLAYQLLFAPNPLGLSPAAYWVPFVYFSSFLFFQTRQAVRLALLYLLTLFLLSLLGAFRGHLHTEHLNALAQFFGANLAYVGLLYMLVRVKEGYLEAQLEAYTDPLTGLRNRRYLDLVLERELFRVQRYNRPLSLLVLDLDDFKKVNDTYGHPAGDRVLRALARCLEEHLRQSDRPVRLGGEEFAVLLVETPLAQAVRLAGRLRQAVAALKVPPVAGMTASIGVAEARPEDSPLSLLKRADDALYQAKRRGKNRIEVG; from the coding sequence ATGGCCCGGGCGGGACCCCTGTATACTCGAAGTGGCTTGCATCCTACCCTGGAGCTTTTGGACCCCCTAAACCCCCTAAGGCGGCGGATGGCCCTTTGGCTTCTGCCCTTGGGGACCCTTTTGACCCTGGTGGCCTGGGCCGCCTCGAGGGCCGTGGGCCTGGACCCGGTGGACCGCCTCTTCCTCCCTCTCCTGGCCTTGGGTTTTTCCCTTTTGGCCATAGTCCTGTGGCGCTTCCCCCGCACCAGCCCCTGGGTTCTGCCCCTGGCCCATGCTCTCGTGGCCACCTACCTCCTGGTCACCCTGGCCTATCAGCTGCTTTTCGCTCCCAACCCCCTGGGCCTGTCCCCTGCCGCCTACTGGGTGCCCTTCGTGTACTTTAGCAGTTTTCTTTTCTTTCAAACCCGGCAGGCGGTGCGCCTGGCCCTTCTTTACCTCCTCACCCTCTTCCTCCTATCCCTCCTAGGGGCTTTCCGCGGCCACCTCCACACGGAGCACCTCAACGCCTTGGCCCAGTTCTTCGGGGCCAACCTGGCTTATGTGGGCCTTCTCTACATGCTGGTGCGGGTCAAGGAGGGCTACCTGGAAGCCCAGCTGGAAGCCTACACCGACCCCCTCACCGGCCTCAGGAACCGGCGCTATCTGGATCTAGTCCTGGAAAGGGAGCTCTTCCGCGTCCAACGTTATAACCGGCCCCTCTCCCTCCTGGTCCTGGACTTGGACGACTTCAAAAAGGTAAACGATACCTACGGCCACCCCGCGGGGGACCGGGTGCTAAGGGCTCTTGCCCGCTGCCTGGAAGAGCACCTCCGGCAAAGCGACCGGCCCGTGCGCCTGGGGGGGGAGGAGTTTGCCGTCCTCCTGGTGGAAACCCCTCTGGCCCAGGCGGTGCGCCTGGCGGGGCGCCTGCGCCAGGCGGTGGCCGCCCTGAAGGTCCCCCCGGTGGCGGGAATGACCGCCAGCATTGGCGTGGCCGAGGCCCGCCCCGAGGACTCCCCCCTTTCCCTCCTCAAGCGGGCCGACGACGCCCTTTACCAAGCCAAACGCCGGGGGAAAAACCGGATAGAGGTGGGTTAA
- the metK gene encoding methionine adenosyltransferase: MRLVTSESVTEGHPDKLADRISDAILDALIAQDKKARVAAETLVTTGLVFVAGEISTEGYVDIPGLVRKTVREVGYTRAKYGFDADTCAVLTAIDEQSPDIAGGVNLSYEWRVLKSTDPLDRTGAGDQGLMFGYATDETPELMPLPITLAHRLTMRLAEVRKTGLLPYLRPDGKAQVTVVYEGDKPLYVKTVVVSAQHSPEVEQDQLREDLIREVVRQAIPPEYLKEGETEYLINPSGRFILGGPHADTGLTGRKIIVDTYGGAVPHGGGAFSGKDPTKVDRSASYYARYMAKNLVAAGLARRALVELAYAIGKARPVSLRVETFGTGVLPDEKLTDIVKRVFDPRPLAIIEELDLLRPIYTPTSAYGHFGRAGFPWEETDRVEALRREAGL; the protein is encoded by the coding sequence TTGAGGCTGGTCACGTCCGAGTCGGTCACGGAAGGACACCCGGATAAGCTGGCGGACCGGATCTCCGACGCCATCCTGGATGCTTTGATTGCCCAGGATAAGAAGGCCCGGGTGGCGGCGGAAACCCTAGTCACCACCGGGCTGGTGTTCGTGGCGGGAGAGATCTCCACCGAGGGGTATGTGGATATCCCCGGCCTGGTGCGCAAGACGGTGAGGGAGGTGGGCTACACCCGGGCCAAGTACGGCTTTGATGCCGACACCTGCGCGGTGCTCACCGCCATCGACGAGCAGTCCCCGGACATCGCGGGCGGGGTCAACCTCTCCTACGAGTGGCGGGTCCTCAAGTCCACGGATCCTCTGGACCGCACGGGCGCGGGGGACCAGGGCCTCATGTTCGGTTACGCCACCGACGAGACCCCCGAGCTCATGCCCCTGCCCATCACCCTGGCCCACCGCCTCACCATGCGCCTGGCGGAGGTGCGCAAGACGGGCTTGCTGCCCTACCTGCGCCCCGACGGCAAGGCCCAGGTCACCGTGGTCTACGAGGGGGATAAGCCCCTTTACGTGAAGACGGTGGTGGTCTCCGCCCAGCATTCCCCGGAGGTGGAGCAGGACCAGCTCCGCGAGGACCTCATCCGCGAGGTGGTGCGCCAGGCCATCCCCCCCGAGTACCTGAAGGAAGGGGAGACGGAGTACCTCATCAACCCTTCGGGCCGCTTCATCCTAGGGGGGCCCCATGCGGACACCGGGCTTACCGGGCGCAAGATCATCGTGGACACCTACGGGGGGGCGGTGCCCCACGGGGGCGGGGCCTTCAGCGGCAAGGATCCCACCAAGGTGGACCGTTCCGCCAGCTACTACGCCCGCTACATGGCTAAAAACCTGGTGGCGGCAGGCCTGGCCCGGCGGGCCCTGGTGGAGCTGGCCTACGCCATTGGCAAGGCTAGGCCTGTTTCCTTGCGGGTGGAAACCTTCGGCACCGGGGTCTTGCCCGATGAAAAGCTCACGGACATCGTGAAGCGGGTCTTTGACCCCAGGCCCTTGGCCATCATCGAGGAGCTGGACCTCCTCCGTCCCATCTACACCCCCACCAGCGCCTACGGCCACTTTGGCCGCGCAGGCTTCCCCTGGGAGGAAACCGACCGGGTGGAGGCCTTAAGGCGGGAAGCAGGCCTCTAA
- the murI gene encoding glutamate racemase produces the protein MKDPRRPIGVFDSGVGGLTVLSALRRALPQEDFLYFGDTARVPYGSKPLSMVRRFAWEIAGFLLRQGVKAIVVACNTASSAALPDLAEDLSVPVFGVLEPAAEVARTYRKVGLIGTQATVESRSYERYVEVSWARACPLFVPLVEEGLWDDPVALLVARHYLEEAPQDLEALILGCTHYPFLKGTLAKVLPGVRLIDSAEATAEAVAKALQEEGLLNPEGQSRVVHFVTGDPESYRNLAERLGVRVEELKRVSLEEL, from the coding sequence GTGAAGGACCCTAGGAGGCCCATCGGCGTCTTTGATTCGGGGGTAGGGGGGCTTACGGTGCTTTCCGCTTTGCGCCGGGCCCTGCCCCAGGAGGATTTCCTCTATTTTGGCGACACCGCCCGGGTACCCTACGGCAGCAAACCCCTTTCCATGGTGCGGCGCTTTGCCTGGGAGATCGCGGGGTTTTTGCTCCGCCAAGGGGTCAAGGCCATCGTGGTGGCCTGCAACACCGCCAGCTCCGCGGCCCTTCCGGACTTGGCGGAGGATCTTTCCGTGCCCGTCTTTGGCGTGCTGGAGCCGGCGGCGGAGGTAGCCCGCACCTACCGCAAGGTGGGCCTCATCGGCACCCAGGCCACGGTGGAAAGCCGGTCCTACGAGCGCTACGTGGAGGTTTCCTGGGCCAGGGCCTGTCCCCTCTTCGTGCCCTTAGTGGAGGAAGGGCTTTGGGATGACCCCGTGGCCCTCTTGGTGGCCCGGCACTACCTGGAGGAGGCGCCCCAGGACCTCGAGGCCCTGATCCTGGGTTGCACCCATTACCCCTTCCTGAAGGGCACCCTGGCCAAGGTTCTGCCCGGAGTGAGGCTCATCGATTCCGCTGAGGCCACGGCGGAAGCGGTGGCCAAAGCCCTACAGGAGGAGGGGCTTTTAAACCCCGAGGGCCAAAGCCGGGTGGTGCACTTCGTCACGGGGGACCCGGAAAGCTACCGGAACCTGGCGGAGCGCCTGGGGGTGAGGGTGGAGGAGCTGAAGCGGGTCAGCTTGGAGGAGCTCTGA
- a CDS encoding LOG family protein, which produces MAKKPLIDQLHHEDAWRLFRILAEFVEGFETLSEIGVPLVSVFGSARFGEGHPAYALGYRLGRALAQAGFGVVTGGGPGVMEAVNRGAFEAGGVSVGLNIELPHEQKPNPYQTHALTLRYFFVRKVLFVRYAHAFVFLPGGFGTLDELSEVLVLIQTQKVHPFPVFALDRGYWEGLLSWMAFLKEQGAIDPQDLALLTPLDTPEEVVEALKGVS; this is translated from the coding sequence ATGGCCAAGAAGCCCCTGATCGACCAGCTTCACCACGAGGATGCCTGGCGGCTTTTCCGCATCCTGGCGGAGTTCGTGGAGGGGTTTGAAACCCTTTCGGAAATAGGGGTCCCCCTGGTTTCCGTCTTCGGCTCGGCCCGCTTCGGGGAAGGGCACCCCGCCTACGCCTTGGGCTACCGCCTGGGAAGGGCCCTAGCCCAAGCGGGCTTCGGGGTGGTCACGGGCGGAGGACCAGGGGTCATGGAGGCGGTGAACCGGGGAGCCTTTGAGGCGGGCGGGGTGAGCGTGGGCCTGAACATTGAGCTTCCCCACGAGCAGAAGCCTAACCCCTACCAGACCCACGCCCTCACCCTGCGCTACTTCTTCGTGCGCAAGGTGCTCTTTGTGCGCTACGCCCACGCCTTCGTTTTCCTCCCCGGGGGCTTCGGCACCTTGGACGAACTATCGGAGGTCCTGGTGCTCATTCAGACGCAAAAGGTCCACCCCTTTCCCGTCTTCGCCTTGGACCGGGGGTATTGGGAAGGCCTCCTCTCCTGGATGGCCTTCCTGAAAGAACAAGGGGCCATCGACCCCCAGGACCTCGCCCTCCTCACCCCCCTGGACACCCCGGAGGAGGTGGTGGAGGCCCTCAAGGGAGTATCCTGA
- the rdgB gene encoding RdgB/HAM1 family non-canonical purine NTP pyrophosphatase — protein MRVVLATSNPGKVRELKEGLTPLGWTLFSLADFPLRLPKEEGATFLENALLKAAYVAKATGLPALADDSGLEVYALGGEPGVYSARYGGRETDRERNVYLLERMRHLKGEERRARFVAVLVLAYPDGHAEAYEGSVEGYILEAPRGEGGFGYDPLFYVPEADKTFAEMTLEEKARHSHRGQALKALLKAYEHGPPPREISKLE, from the coding sequence ATGCGCGTGGTCCTGGCCACCTCCAACCCCGGCAAGGTGCGGGAGCTCAAGGAGGGGCTCACCCCCCTGGGCTGGACCCTTTTCTCCCTCGCCGACTTCCCCTTGCGCCTGCCCAAGGAGGAGGGGGCCACCTTCCTGGAAAACGCTCTCCTCAAGGCGGCCTACGTGGCCAAGGCCACGGGGCTCCCCGCCTTGGCCGACGACTCGGGGCTGGAGGTGTACGCCCTCGGGGGGGAACCCGGGGTCTACTCCGCCCGCTACGGAGGCCGGGAAACCGACAGGGAAAGAAACGTCTACCTCCTGGAGAGGATGCGCCACCTGAAAGGGGAGGAGCGAAGGGCACGCTTCGTGGCGGTCCTGGTCCTGGCCTACCCCGACGGGCACGCGGAGGCCTACGAGGGGAGCGTGGAGGGGTACATCCTCGAGGCCCCTCGGGGGGAGGGAGGCTTCGGCTACGACCCCCTCTTCTACGTGCCCGAAGCGGACAAGACCTTCGCGGAGATGACCCTGGAGGAAAAGGCCCGCCACTCCCACCGGGGCCAGGCCCTAAAGGCCCTCCTTAAGGCCTACGAGCACGGGCCCCCACCCCGGGAAATCTCCAAGCTGGAATGA
- a CDS encoding RMD1 family protein, producing the protein MNLLSPHIALYRLYDLADEIDLSRLATPRLRLSRPRLGAVRFENPPAQIELGVRSVEGISGLLTARLYEFGVASLSFRVHLGEKVPWETFLAQALALPELPFWEGFFLAELLALEPYLQGALLRPEEKRLSEEFTVYHALGFEGHKAASPPVDLTPLWMGAKEEFAPEVRREMERYRYSYSTEDLALLGFDRVFILDSEGIWDVADLVEFVHAQLLELSYYDGVLTQELEAVPQVLKHRGLWGYGKLQRLRRRLMARHAEIADVRARMEGALRITEDLFYAKIYRAALELYGAHELERSLEEKLRVLEATYEMVTEEVVHLRSQAVEVGILALIAFEVVRALY; encoded by the coding sequence ATGAACCTCCTCTCGCCCCACATCGCCCTTTACCGTCTCTACGACCTGGCGGACGAGATTGACCTCTCCCGCCTGGCCACCCCCAGGCTTCGCCTTTCCCGGCCCCGGCTGGGGGCGGTGCGCTTCGAAAACCCCCCGGCGCAGATAGAGCTCGGGGTAAGAAGCGTGGAGGGGATCTCGGGCCTGCTCACCGCCCGGCTTTACGAGTTCGGGGTGGCCTCGCTTTCCTTTCGCGTGCACCTGGGGGAAAAGGTCCCCTGGGAGACCTTCCTGGCCCAGGCCCTGGCTTTGCCGGAACTTCCCTTTTGGGAAGGGTTTTTTCTGGCGGAGCTTTTGGCCCTCGAGCCCTACCTGCAAGGCGCCCTCCTGCGCCCGGAGGAGAAGCGCCTCTCGGAAGAGTTCACCGTCTACCACGCCTTGGGGTTTGAGGGGCACAAGGCGGCAAGCCCCCCCGTGGACCTCACCCCTCTCTGGATGGGGGCCAAGGAGGAGTTCGCCCCCGAGGTCAGGCGGGAGATGGAGCGCTACCGCTACAGCTACTCCACCGAGGACCTGGCCCTTTTGGGCTTCGACCGGGTCTTCATCCTGGACTCGGAGGGCATCTGGGACGTGGCCGACCTGGTGGAGTTCGTGCACGCGCAACTCCTGGAGCTTTCCTACTACGACGGGGTCCTCACCCAGGAACTGGAGGCCGTGCCCCAGGTGCTCAAACACCGCGGCCTTTGGGGTTACGGGAAGCTCCAGCGCTTAAGGCGGCGCCTCATGGCCCGGCATGCGGAGATCGCCGACGTGCGGGCCAGGATGGAAGGGGCCTTGCGCATCACCGAGGACCTCTTCTACGCCAAGATCTACCGGGCGGCCTTGGAGCTTTACGGGGCCCACGAGCTGGAACGGAGCCTGGAGGAAAAGCTCAGGGTCCTCGAGGCCACCTACGAGATGGTCACCGAGGAGGTGGTGCACTTAAGAAGCCAGGCGGTGGAGGTGGGCATCCTGGCCCTCATCGCCTTTGAGGTGGTGCGGGCCCTCTATTAA
- a CDS encoding sugar ABC transporter substrate-binding protein yields MKRALAALALGLSLALAQGKITVWTHFGGPELEWLKAQARAYEKTSGTKVEVVEVPFGDIKQKFILGAPQGQAADLVVSIPHDWLGEMAQAGVLEPMGKYVTPSYLSDLQSVAVEAFTFGGKLMGLPAFAESVALIYNKKYVKEAPKTWDEFLALARQYTTGSTFGFLYNIGDPYFNFGFFKAFGADNVFAKDAKGNLDPARLLLGGEVGEKALAFIKDLRYRYNLVPEGVDYGVADGAFKDGALAMIINGPWALGDYKKAKIDFGIAPFPTPPGAKNPWGPFLGVQGVVVNAYSKNKTAAVNFAKTLISGKNLVSFNQAGGRIPVSKSAAKTLEKDPVVAGFSKVFALGTPMPNIPEMGKVWGPWANAINLAIQRPDSNLKKIVEDMVAEIRKAIGK; encoded by the coding sequence ATGAAACGAGCACTGGCAGCACTGGCCCTCGGACTTTCCCTGGCCCTTGCCCAGGGGAAGATCACGGTGTGGACCCACTTCGGCGGCCCCGAGCTGGAGTGGCTGAAGGCCCAGGCCCGGGCTTACGAGAAAACCTCCGGCACCAAGGTGGAGGTGGTGGAGGTTCCCTTTGGGGACATCAAGCAGAAGTTCATCCTGGGGGCCCCGCAGGGGCAGGCGGCGGACCTGGTGGTTTCCATCCCCCACGACTGGCTGGGGGAGATGGCCCAGGCCGGGGTGCTGGAGCCCATGGGCAAGTACGTGACGCCAAGCTACCTCTCCGATCTGCAAAGCGTGGCGGTGGAGGCCTTCACCTTCGGGGGCAAGCTCATGGGCCTTCCCGCCTTCGCCGAGAGCGTGGCCCTCATCTACAACAAGAAGTACGTGAAGGAAGCCCCCAAGACCTGGGACGAGTTCCTGGCCCTGGCCCGGCAGTACACCACCGGCTCCACCTTCGGCTTCCTCTACAACATCGGCGACCCCTACTTCAACTTCGGCTTCTTCAAGGCCTTTGGCGCCGACAACGTCTTCGCCAAGGACGCAAAGGGGAACCTGGACCCCGCTAGGCTCCTCCTGGGTGGGGAGGTGGGAGAGAAGGCCCTGGCCTTCATCAAGGACCTCCGCTACCGCTACAACCTGGTGCCCGAGGGCGTGGACTACGGCGTAGCCGACGGAGCCTTCAAGGACGGGGCCTTGGCCATGATCATCAATGGCCCCTGGGCCCTGGGGGACTACAAGAAGGCCAAGATCGACTTCGGCATCGCCCCCTTCCCCACCCCGCCCGGGGCTAAGAACCCTTGGGGCCCTTTCCTGGGCGTGCAGGGGGTGGTGGTGAACGCCTACTCCAAGAACAAGACTGCCGCGGTCAACTTCGCCAAGACCCTTATCTCCGGCAAGAACCTGGTGTCCTTCAATCAGGCAGGTGGCCGCATCCCTGTGTCTAAGAGCGCCGCCAAGACCCTGGAGAAGGACCCGGTGGTGGCGGGCTTTTCCAAGGTCTTCGCCCTGGGCACCCCCATGCCCAACATCCCGGAGATGGGCAAGGTCTGGGGTCCTTGGGCCAACGCCATCAACCTGGCCATCCAGCGGCCCGACTCCAACTTGAAGAAGATCGTGGAGGACATGGTGGCCGAGATCCGGAAGGCCATCGGCAAATAA
- a CDS encoding ABC transporter permease subunit, protein MKHPPGLKGFLLALGLLLGLLVLATGVALLGYLALEAYFAPPGWTLLLLALLVLVPGAILIGRLFPWLTDWYYFLPALSFLLVFTLYPIGLTLYLAFTDYSGAKNGFPDRSTETRVVKQEGNRLTLEEPVREALRCDPCRGEPVEVYAEGHRVRAKILEAEGSTLLLDRALPFPAAFVAKVNAFRFVGLKNFAFILSQASQALLPVFAWNVVFAAATVLLNALVGLVLGLILNNKALKLRNFYRTVLIVSWALPGVITVQVWVALLNYNFGAINRLLGVLGIYPIPWLNDPDWAKVAILLVNLWLGFPYMMTATLGALSTIPDELYEAAKVDGATPWQALWGITLPLLEKPMVPILLSSFAFNFNNFYIIYLLTGGGPAQEGRLATAQATDILISWAYKTAFSAEGQSAYGLGAAISLLIFAITVAISLVNFRVTGALREVR, encoded by the coding sequence ATGAAGCACCCGCCTGGCCTGAAAGGCTTTCTCCTGGCCCTCGGCCTCCTCCTGGGCCTCCTCGTCCTGGCCACGGGGGTGGCCCTTCTGGGCTACCTGGCCCTCGAGGCCTACTTTGCCCCGCCTGGCTGGACCCTCCTGCTTTTGGCCCTCTTGGTCCTAGTCCCTGGAGCCATCCTGATAGGGCGCCTCTTCCCCTGGCTCACGGACTGGTACTACTTTCTCCCCGCCCTCTCCTTCCTCCTGGTCTTCACCCTCTACCCCATCGGCCTCACCCTCTACCTGGCCTTCACCGACTACTCGGGGGCCAAAAACGGCTTCCCCGACCGCTCCACGGAAACCCGGGTGGTGAAGCAGGAGGGTAACCGGCTCACCCTGGAAGAACCTGTGCGGGAGGCTCTCCGTTGCGACCCCTGCCGGGGGGAGCCGGTGGAGGTTTATGCGGAAGGCCACCGAGTGCGGGCCAAGATCCTCGAGGCCGAGGGAAGCACCCTGCTCCTGGACCGCGCCCTCCCCTTCCCGGCGGCCTTCGTGGCCAAGGTAAACGCCTTCCGCTTCGTGGGCCTCAAGAACTTCGCCTTCATCCTCTCCCAGGCCAGCCAGGCCCTCCTGCCCGTCTTCGCCTGGAACGTGGTCTTCGCCGCCGCCACCGTGCTTTTGAACGCCCTGGTGGGCCTGGTCCTGGGCCTCATCTTGAACAACAAGGCCCTGAAGCTAAGAAACTTCTACCGCACGGTGCTCATCGTGTCCTGGGCCCTCCCCGGGGTCATCACCGTGCAGGTCTGGGTGGCCCTCTTAAACTACAACTTCGGGGCCATCAACCGCCTCCTGGGGGTCCTGGGCATCTACCCCATCCCCTGGCTCAACGACCCCGACTGGGCCAAGGTGGCCATCCTCCTGGTGAACCTTTGGCTGGGCTTCCCCTACATGATGACCGCCACCTTGGGAGCCCTTTCCACCATCCCCGACGAGCTCTACGAGGCGGCCAAGGTGGACGGGGCCACTCCCTGGCAGGCCCTTTGGGGCATCACCCTGCCCCTTTTGGAGAAGCCCATGGTGCCCATCCTCCTCTCCTCCTTCGCCTTCAACTTCAACAACTTCTACATCATCTACCTGCTCACCGGGGGCGGTCCGGCCCAGGAAGGGCGCCTGGCCACAGCCCAGGCCACGGACATCCTCATCTCCTGGGCCTACAAGACCGCCTTCAGCGCCGAAGGGCAGTCGGCCTACGGCCTGGGGGCGGCCATCAGCCTCCTCATCTTCGCCATCACCGTAGCCATCAGCCTGGTGAACTTCCGGGTCACGGGGGCCCTAAGGGAGGTGAGGTAG
- a CDS encoding sugar ABC transporter permease produces the protein MRRLAYFFLAGLILYGAYWFAAHRLFDEGSYRKQVAFGSVFVPYGWAYALGILLSLVLLLLLYSVIRTALANRIQGRKRSPWPLFWQGVTHLFLWVLILLVYYPVVQVVAASFDPTNNLFSFRRPDTGFLLLDAKVIPYVPEPSLENYAKLVEGVVLYPYQVGLLLLGGLALLGVALIGLLRRLLPPDGWMDLWQGRLLLVLALAVFALALFLSPKQFTGQGTEAKFLLWVRNTFLISGLTGLLAVLLTATAGYAFARFRHLPGRYPMLLFFIFVQMFPGFLALVAIYYLLSRLDLLNTFTGLVLAYSGGIISFGTWVYKGYLESISPSLEEAAMVDGATKWQVFTKILLPLSAPMFVFIFLLQFVGTYSEFVLANLVLTGVESWNVGVGLRSFTTGQFQTKWGIFAAASVLGSLPILFLFYGFQQYFVSGYTAGAVKE, from the coding sequence ATGCGGCGCCTGGCCTATTTCTTCCTTGCAGGCCTTATCCTCTATGGAGCCTACTGGTTCGCCGCCCACCGGCTTTTTGACGAGGGCTCCTACCGCAAGCAGGTGGCCTTCGGTAGCGTCTTCGTGCCCTATGGATGGGCCTATGCCCTGGGCATCCTTTTGAGCCTGGTCCTCCTGCTTCTCCTTTACAGCGTGATTCGCACCGCCTTGGCCAACCGCATCCAAGGGCGCAAGCGAAGCCCCTGGCCCCTTTTCTGGCAAGGGGTGACCCACCTCTTCCTCTGGGTGCTGATCCTCCTCGTCTACTACCCCGTGGTGCAGGTGGTGGCCGCTAGCTTTGATCCCACCAACAACCTCTTCAGTTTCCGCAGGCCGGATACGGGGTTTCTCCTCCTGGACGCCAAGGTCATCCCTTACGTGCCCGAGCCCTCCTTGGAAAACTACGCCAAGCTGGTGGAGGGGGTGGTGCTTTACCCCTACCAGGTGGGCCTTCTCCTCCTCGGGGGGCTCGCCCTTCTGGGTGTAGCCCTCATCGGCCTCCTGAGGCGGCTCCTGCCCCCGGACGGCTGGATGGACCTCTGGCAGGGGAGGCTTCTTTTGGTCTTAGCCCTTGCCGTATTCGCCCTGGCCCTCTTCCTTTCCCCCAAGCAGTTCACCGGCCAGGGCACGGAGGCGAAGTTCCTCCTCTGGGTGCGGAACACCTTCCTCATCTCCGGGCTCACGGGGCTTCTGGCCGTCCTCCTCACCGCCACCGCCGGCTACGCCTTCGCCCGCTTCCGCCACCTGCCGGGCCGCTACCCCATGCTCCTCTTCTTCATCTTCGTGCAGATGTTCCCGGGGTTTTTGGCCCTGGTGGCCATCTACTACCTGCTTTCCCGGCTGGACCTCCTGAACACCTTCACCGGGCTGGTGCTGGCCTACTCCGGGGGGATCATCAGCTTCGGCACCTGGGTGTACAAGGGGTACCTGGAAAGCATCTCCCCGAGCCTCGAGGAGGCGGCCATGGTGGACGGGGCCACCAAGTGGCAGGTCTTCACCAAGATCCTCCTCCCCCTTTCCGCCCCCATGTTCGTCTTCATCTTCCTCCTGCAGTTCGTGGGCACCTACTCGGAGTTCGTCCTGGCTAACCTGGTCCTCACCGGGGTGGAGAGCTGGAACGTGGGGGTGGGCTTAAGGAGCTTCACCACCGGCCAGTTCCAAACCAAGTGGGGGATCTTCGCCGCGGCCAGCGTCCTCGGCTCCTTGCCCATCCTCTTCCTCTTCTACGGCTTCCAGCAGTACTTCGTCTCCGGCTACACCGCGGGGGCGGTGAAGGAATGA